A genomic stretch from Antarcticibacterium flavum includes:
- a CDS encoding type I restriction endonuclease subunit R → MFQVTNQIAQEGTYKNRYDVTLLVNGLPLVQIELKRRGLELKEAFKQINRYKRHSYWNNYGLFNFVQLFVISNGVDTKYFSNNPLQTLTFKQTFFWADRQNRNIKELTDFTTAFLNPDHLGKILAKYIVFNETHKILMVLRPYQFYAAEAIINQVKTSGDNAYIWHTTGSGKTLTSFKASQLLMDLPEVHKVVFVVDRKDLDYQTMKEFNSFKKDSVDVTDNTFSLVKQFSDDTKLILTTIQKLNNAISPGRYQSKMDHLQDKRIVFIFDECHRSQFGDTHKKITSFFNNSQLFGFTGTPIFADNAAKNDLGKRTTKDLFGECLHKYVITDAIRDQNVLKFSIEYIGRYKQKSNTFIDIEVEDIDTREVLDSSKRLEKITDYIIKYHDTKTKNREYSSIFAVSSIPNLITYYEHFQRKKAAGEHDLRVATIFTYGANEEDEEAQGLLPDNQLMAADALPVYKTSHTREKLDEFIEDYNAMYNTAFSTRDSKQFEGYFKDISKRLKEREKVGFKDEDRLDIILVVNMLLTGFDAKKVNTLYVDKNLRHHGLIQAFSRTNRILDEKKSQGEILSFRNLKKATDEAIALFSNKDAKEDILLPDYEVITEKFSEAFIDLLKIAPTVKSVDNLPSEEEELEFVQAFRALIRAKNVLTSFADFSWDDVPMDEQTFEDYKSKYLDLYEKAKGDHQKNKTSILDDVDFELELIHRDEVNVAYILKLLAGLKQAKGKNAAQQKKQILDMLAGDVELRSKRELIEKFIEEHLPKITDIDSIPDEFEQYWSDQRVLALGNLCEEENLDKAQFKSLIDAYIYNEHEPLRDEIFKCLDNRPSVLKAREIGERIINKMKVFVEVFVRGLGPSEK, encoded by the coding sequence TTGTTCCAGGTCACCAACCAGATCGCCCAGGAAGGAACTTACAAAAACCGGTATGATGTCACGCTGCTGGTAAATGGTTTGCCGCTGGTGCAAATCGAATTAAAGAGACGCGGACTCGAACTCAAAGAAGCTTTTAAACAAATAAACCGCTATAAGCGCCACTCCTACTGGAATAATTACGGGCTGTTCAATTTTGTGCAGCTGTTTGTAATAAGTAACGGAGTGGACACGAAATACTTTTCCAACAATCCGCTGCAAACCCTCACTTTTAAGCAGACCTTTTTCTGGGCCGACAGGCAGAACAGAAACATAAAAGAACTTACAGATTTTACCACTGCATTTCTAAACCCGGATCACCTGGGGAAAATACTTGCTAAGTATATTGTTTTTAACGAGACCCATAAAATTTTGATGGTGCTTCGCCCCTATCAGTTCTATGCGGCAGAGGCGATAATCAATCAGGTGAAGACCTCCGGGGACAATGCCTACATCTGGCACACCACCGGTTCCGGAAAAACATTGACATCCTTTAAAGCGAGTCAGTTGCTGATGGACCTGCCGGAGGTGCATAAAGTGGTTTTTGTGGTGGACAGGAAGGATCTGGATTACCAAACGATGAAGGAATTCAACAGCTTCAAGAAAGACTCTGTTGATGTTACAGATAATACCTTTTCCCTGGTAAAGCAATTTAGCGATGACACCAAACTCATCCTAACAACCATTCAGAAGCTGAACAATGCCATCTCCCCCGGCCGTTATCAGTCTAAAATGGACCATTTGCAGGACAAGCGTATTGTCTTCATTTTTGATGAATGCCACCGCAGTCAGTTTGGGGATACGCATAAAAAGATCACCAGTTTCTTTAATAATTCTCAGCTGTTCGGCTTTACCGGAACACCAATCTTTGCAGATAATGCAGCGAAGAATGACCTGGGAAAACGAACTACAAAAGACCTTTTTGGAGAGTGCCTGCACAAATATGTGATCACAGATGCTATCAGGGATCAGAATGTTTTAAAGTTCAGCATAGAATATATTGGCAGGTATAAGCAAAAGAGCAATACGTTTATAGATATTGAAGTAGAAGACATAGATACCCGGGAAGTTCTTGACAGCTCTAAAAGGCTGGAAAAGATCACTGATTATATCATCAAATATCACGACACCAAGACCAAGAACAGGGAATACTCCTCCATTTTCGCAGTGAGCAGCATTCCAAACCTTATCACCTATTACGAGCATTTTCAACGGAAGAAAGCTGCCGGGGAGCACGATCTAAGAGTGGCCACCATTTTCACTTATGGAGCCAACGAAGAAGATGAGGAAGCGCAGGGCTTGCTGCCCGATAACCAGCTAATGGCAGCCGATGCACTTCCGGTATATAAAACCAGCCACACCCGGGAAAAGCTGGATGAGTTTATTGAAGATTACAACGCGATGTATAACACCGCTTTCTCCACCCGGGACAGCAAACAATTTGAGGGATATTTTAAAGACATCAGCAAACGCCTGAAAGAGCGGGAGAAAGTCGGTTTTAAAGACGAAGATCGCCTGGATATTATCCTGGTGGTCAATATGTTGCTTACGGGATTTGATGCCAAGAAAGTGAACACGTTGTACGTAGACAAAAACCTGCGCCACCACGGACTTATCCAGGCCTTTTCAAGGACCAACAGGATCCTGGACGAGAAGAAATCCCAGGGAGAGATCCTTTCCTTTAGAAACCTGAAAAAAGCCACTGATGAAGCCATAGCGCTATTTTCAAACAAAGACGCCAAAGAAGACATCCTCCTCCCCGATTACGAAGTGATCACAGAGAAATTTTCTGAAGCTTTTATTGACCTGCTCAAGATCGCACCCACAGTAAAAAGCGTGGACAATTTACCCTCGGAAGAAGAGGAACTGGAATTCGTGCAGGCTTTTCGCGCCCTGATAAGAGCAAAGAATGTTTTAACCTCCTTTGCCGATTTCAGCTGGGATGATGTGCCAATGGATGAGCAGACCTTTGAAGATTACAAAAGCAAATACCTGGATCTTTACGAGAAAGCCAAAGGCGATCACCAGAAGAACAAAACCTCCATCCTTGACGATGTGGATTTTGAACTGGAATTGATCCACCGGGACGAGGTGAATGTGGCTTACATTCTAAAACTACTCGCGGGGCTGAAACAAGCCAAAGGCAAAAATGCCGCCCAGCAGAAAAAGCAAATCCTGGATATGCTCGCCGGAGATGTAGAACTGCGTAGCAAACGGGAATTGATAGAAAAATTCATAGAAGAGCACCTGCCAAAGATCACCGACATAGATTCCATCCCCGATGAATTTGAACAATACTGGAGCGACCAGCGAGTGCTCGCCCTTGGGAATTTATGTGAAGAGGAAAACCTGGACAAGGCACAATTCAAATCATTAATAGACGCCTACATCTATAACGAACACGAACCCCTGCGGGATGAAATTTTCAAGTGTCTGGATAACCGCCCCAGCGTGCTAAAAGCACGGGAGATTGGGGAAAGGATTATTAATAAGATGAAGGTGTTTGTGGAGGTGTTTGTGAGGGGGTTGGGGCCTAGTGAGAAATAG
- a CDS encoding AAA family ATPase, whose product MKIELRNFGPIDRLQFDLNKDLHLIFGQNAIGKSYATYGIYCLIKNIKNKSFRNRYFYYRDLDTNDFHKFIKNTLKNRKKQQRIDLSLKYKTLIENELRLIILSGLQNSLRNTFSSLHNLKNRFTNKNFEFIIYLSDSEKIRIFADDEGTLDLEYLSKKNKLEFILKDTKTTKFSLYSDDKKQFGKGKEDDFLIEFVRFSIGNVENILKRLDHDIRDIYYLPASRSGLYQALSAFTPMIAELTQNRFFMQNKSIELPSLSEPLSDYFIDLSTVDKKNSNKEFTEVINFLEKEILKGAVKYDEKTKRILYLPQNVNLELNLSEASSMVAELSPLVLYFKHILNYKYSSLNPQDRFFFDGYYQRRSAPRGYDILFVEEPEAHLHPEIQVKLIDLFVQLTNQKLKIFITSHSNYMFNKLNNLLIKKDIKENKVKVYHLVHTKEGPGIRKICR is encoded by the coding sequence ATGAAAATTGAATTGAGAAACTTTGGACCTATAGATAGATTACAATTTGATCTAAACAAAGATTTGCATCTTATATTTGGTCAAAATGCTATCGGAAAATCATATGCAACTTATGGTATATATTGTTTGATTAAAAACATTAAAAATAAATCTTTTAGGAATAGATATTTCTACTACAGAGATTTGGATACCAATGATTTTCACAAATTTATTAAAAACACATTAAAAAATAGAAAGAAGCAACAAAGGATAGATCTATCATTAAAATACAAAACCTTAATAGAAAATGAATTAAGGTTAATTATTTTAAGTGGTTTACAAAATTCACTTCGGAACACTTTTTCATCCTTGCATAATCTTAAAAATAGATTTACAAATAAAAACTTTGAATTTATTATTTATTTATCAGACTCTGAAAAAATAAGAATTTTTGCAGATGACGAGGGAACTTTAGATTTAGAATATTTATCTAAAAAAAATAAGTTAGAATTCATACTAAAGGATACTAAAACCACAAAATTTTCTCTTTACAGTGATGATAAAAAGCAATTTGGAAAGGGAAAAGAAGATGATTTTTTAATAGAATTTGTGAGATTTTCAATTGGAAATGTAGAGAATATTCTAAAGCGATTAGATCATGACATTAGAGATATATATTATTTACCTGCTAGCAGATCTGGTCTATACCAAGCCTTAAGCGCCTTTACTCCAATGATTGCGGAATTAACCCAAAATCGATTTTTCATGCAAAATAAATCGATCGAACTTCCATCTTTATCTGAACCCTTATCTGACTATTTCATTGATCTTTCTACAGTGGATAAAAAGAATAGCAACAAAGAGTTTACCGAAGTAATTAATTTTCTTGAAAAAGAAATATTAAAAGGGGCTGTAAAGTATGATGAAAAGACAAAAAGGATTCTTTATTTACCCCAAAATGTCAATCTTGAATTGAACTTATCTGAAGCTTCTTCTATGGTAGCAGAACTATCTCCGTTAGTTCTTTATTTTAAGCACATTCTAAACTATAAATATTCATCTTTAAATCCTCAGGATCGTTTTTTCTTTGATGGATATTACCAAAGAAGATCAGCTCCCCGCGGTTATGATATTCTTTTTGTAGAAGAACCAGAAGCACATTTGCATCCAGAGATACAGGTTAAACTTATTGATCTGTTCGTGCAACTTACAAATCAGAAGCTTAAAATATTTATTACCTCTCACAGTAATTATATGTTTAATAAGTTGAACAATCTTCTTATTAAAAAAGATATAAAGGAAAATAAGGTAAAAGTTTATCATTTGGTGCACACTAAAGAGGGACCAGGGATAAGAAAGATATGCAGGTGA
- a CDS encoding DUF2914 domain-containing protein, with amino-acid sequence MKRTLVRYKKSAFGRYVSRNQKYAPILFFMGGFIFDTLTLGRIDRVYDTVVLCSHMTLLSITLYLFNLADDGKWKNTFIDRYSEYFPLAIQFFFGALSSAFVIYFFRSVSLSKTMVFFILLVLLLFANEFLKKKISNKYLQFSVYFFISFTFFTFMVPTLIKEMNTFIFIISGLLSLGCTLALILFIYSSSPSTRAEISLTKLISGILSIYLVINVFYYFNLIPPVPLAMETGLVAHNVRKTNNEYIVTYERDEWYVFWRTHNINFHRHAGERVYVFTSIFAPTAIKKSIFHRWQWYNPKTGRWEITEDIGFEVTGGRDQGYRGYTYKNNLKEGNWEVHIITQEELLLGVVGFEIKNTSEPHKESMVTKTF; translated from the coding sequence ATGAAAAGAACTTTAGTAAGATATAAAAAAAGTGCTTTTGGAAGGTATGTTAGTCGCAATCAAAAGTACGCCCCCATTCTTTTTTTTATGGGTGGTTTTATTTTTGATACCTTGACCTTAGGTCGAATAGATCGTGTTTATGATACTGTGGTACTTTGCTCGCATATGACCTTATTATCCATAACGCTTTATTTGTTTAATTTGGCAGATGATGGGAAATGGAAAAACACTTTTATCGATCGTTATTCCGAATATTTTCCGCTAGCCATACAATTTTTCTTTGGGGCACTTTCAAGTGCCTTTGTCATCTATTTTTTCAGAAGTGTGTCCCTGTCAAAAACCATGGTTTTTTTCATACTGCTGGTGCTGCTCTTATTTGCAAACGAGTTCCTTAAAAAGAAGATCTCCAATAAGTACCTGCAGTTCAGTGTTTATTTTTTTATAAGTTTTACCTTTTTCACCTTTATGGTCCCTACTCTCATAAAGGAAATGAATACCTTTATTTTTATTATTTCCGGACTTCTGAGTTTGGGGTGTACCCTGGCTCTTATCCTGTTTATTTACTCCTCCAGCCCAAGCACAAGAGCAGAGATAAGTCTTACAAAACTGATTAGCGGTATCCTTTCCATCTATTTAGTGATCAATGTTTTTTACTATTTCAATCTTATTCCGCCGGTACCACTGGCTATGGAAACCGGGCTGGTGGCTCATAATGTCAGGAAAACAAATAATGAATACATCGTTACTTACGAAAGGGATGAGTGGTATGTATTTTGGCGTACACATAACATCAATTTTCATCGTCATGCCGGGGAAAGGGTTTATGTGTTCACTTCTATTTTTGCACCTACAGCTATAAAAAAATCAATTTTTCATCGTTGGCAATGGTACAATCCCAAAACCGGGAGGTGGGAAATAACCGAGGACATTGGCTTTGAAGTTACCGGTGGGCGTGATCAGGGTTACCGTGGTTATACATATAAAAACAACCTTAAGGAAGGCAACTGGGAAGTTCATATAATTACCCAAGAGGAGCTGTTGCTTGGGGTTGTAGGTTTTGAGATTAAAAACACTTCTGAACCTCATAAAGAAAGTATGGTAACGAAAACATTTTGA
- a CDS encoding class I SAM-dependent methyltransferase: MTKKKKLKQPWPTKDAMTQIYENNLWGGDSADYYSGLGSHHPGLVAPYVETVCAVLKAFKIPPVVCDLGCGDFNVGKELVQHSKKYIAIDIVPDLIARNKKKFRAENLEFHVLDIAAEELPSGDCAILRQVLQHLSNAEIKSVVEKLYRYKYVLLTEHLPEDDFEPNKDIISGQGIRLKKKSGVNITAAPFNFKVKEEKQLLTMKHPGFKGVLVTTLYINH; encoded by the coding sequence ATGACAAAAAAGAAAAAACTAAAGCAGCCCTGGCCTACCAAGGATGCCATGACGCAGATATATGAAAACAACCTGTGGGGTGGGGATAGTGCTGACTATTATTCCGGTTTGGGTTCACATCATCCCGGGCTGGTAGCTCCTTATGTGGAGACCGTTTGCGCAGTCTTAAAAGCTTTTAAAATTCCCCCGGTAGTTTGTGACCTGGGGTGCGGGGATTTTAATGTGGGAAAGGAATTGGTGCAGCATTCTAAGAAGTATATCGCAATAGATATTGTTCCGGACCTTATAGCGCGCAACAAGAAAAAATTCAGGGCAGAGAATTTAGAATTTCACGTCCTGGATATTGCAGCGGAGGAATTACCGTCGGGGGATTGTGCGATTCTACGGCAGGTGTTACAACACCTTTCTAATGCAGAAATAAAGAGCGTGGTAGAAAAATTATACCGGTACAAATATGTTCTTCTTACCGAGCATTTACCGGAAGATGATTTTGAACCCAATAAAGATATCATCTCCGGGCAGGGAATAAGACTGAAAAAGAAAAGTGGTGTAAATATAACCGCGGCACCGTTTAACTTTAAGGTCAAGGAAGAAAAACAGCTTCTAACAATGAAACATCCCGGTTTTAAAGGAGTTTTGGTCACTACCTTATATATCAATCATTAG
- a CDS encoding C40 family peptidase — MYDKPNDLESQPEFSKEETIFTAEQTNYTFRDSIVEYGMNLLGTPYVTAGNGKEGFDCSGYIYFVFQHFDIEVPRSTAGYENFGTEIPIEKVRKGDLLLFLSPTRDAIGHIGIVSAANGNESDFIHATSGSEMKVVITSLSNEGYTRRFVKAIRVL; from the coding sequence GTGTATGATAAGCCGAATGATTTAGAATCGCAGCCGGAATTTTCAAAAGAGGAAACAATTTTCACGGCAGAGCAAACCAATTATACTTTCAGGGACAGCATTGTGGAATATGGAATGAATTTGTTAGGAACGCCGTATGTAACGGCGGGTAACGGAAAAGAAGGTTTTGACTGTTCCGGTTATATCTATTTCGTTTTTCAACATTTTGATATTGAGGTGCCACGAAGTACGGCAGGATATGAAAATTTTGGAACTGAGATCCCAATTGAGAAGGTCCGGAAAGGAGATCTTTTATTGTTTTTAAGTCCCACCCGCGATGCGATTGGTCATATTGGAATTGTTTCCGCAGCAAATGGGAATGAAAGCGATTTTATTCACGCTACCTCAGGAAGTGAGATGAAAGTTGTTATTACCAGCCTTTCCAATGAAGGCTATACCCGCCGGTTTGTAAAGGCCATCCGGGTGTTATAA
- a CDS encoding Fic family protein, translated as MKYNWQQKDWPNFTYSTEEVEVQLFEFSERAGKINALLQSLPEEIRVETVIELLVAEAVKTSAIEGEYLDRMDVMSSIKKNLGLLPGHHNTDDKRAEGIAELMTDAQKSFNEALSEETLLNWHRMLMKGNSSLEAGKWRTHEEPMQVVSGALGREIIHYEAPPSKRVPGEMKQFISWFNLTGKNAEKEIKKPVIRAAIAHLYFESIHPFEDGNGRIGRAIAEKALSQTVKRPILLSLSDAMERRKKDYYNALMLAQRSNEITPWIKYFVNTTLQAQISAEKIIEFSLYKARFFDKYKNDLNERQIKVIRRILKEGPGGFEGGLNVRKYIGITKTSKATATRDLQDLLQNDIIVKNGSGKNTSYFLNLK; from the coding sequence ATGAAATATAACTGGCAACAAAAAGACTGGCCTAATTTCACTTATTCTACTGAAGAAGTGGAGGTACAGCTCTTTGAATTTTCTGAAAGAGCCGGGAAGATAAATGCGCTCCTGCAAAGTTTACCGGAAGAAATTCGCGTGGAAACTGTGATTGAGCTTTTGGTAGCAGAAGCCGTAAAGACTTCTGCGATTGAGGGGGAGTATTTGGATAGAATGGATGTTATGTCATCTATTAAAAAAAATCTGGGTTTATTGCCGGGCCATCACAATACCGATGATAAAAGGGCCGAAGGAATAGCAGAGCTTATGACCGATGCACAAAAGAGCTTCAATGAGGCTTTAAGCGAAGAAACTTTATTGAACTGGCACCGGATGTTAATGAAGGGGAATTCTTCCCTGGAAGCCGGAAAATGGCGCACCCACGAAGAACCCATGCAGGTAGTTTCCGGTGCACTGGGGAGAGAAATCATTCACTACGAGGCACCACCTTCTAAAAGGGTCCCGGGGGAGATGAAACAGTTTATTTCTTGGTTTAACCTTACCGGCAAAAATGCTGAAAAGGAAATTAAAAAACCTGTTATACGAGCGGCCATTGCACATCTTTATTTTGAGAGCATTCATCCTTTTGAAGATGGAAACGGAAGGATTGGAAGGGCAATAGCCGAAAAAGCCTTATCTCAAACCGTGAAAAGGCCCATTCTTTTAAGCCTTTCTGATGCTATGGAACGCAGGAAGAAGGATTATTACAATGCTCTTATGCTTGCACAAAGGTCCAATGAAATCACTCCCTGGATTAAATATTTTGTAAACACGACCCTTCAGGCCCAGATTTCAGCAGAAAAAATTATAGAATTCAGCCTGTATAAGGCAAGGTTTTTTGACAAGTATAAAAATGATTTGAATGAGCGTCAAATTAAAGTAATACGAAGAATACTCAAAGAAGGACCCGGAGGCTTTGAAGGTGGTTTGAACGTGCGCAAATATATAGGCATCACAAAAACCTCTAAAGCCACAGCTACAAGAGATCTTCAGGATTTATTGCAAAATGACATCATTGTAAAGAACGGAAGCGGAAAAAACACCTCCTACTTTCTGAACCTAAAATAG
- a CDS encoding DUF2779 domain-containing protein yields the protein MSQRLLTKSRFKLALDCPNKLFYTKKKEYANKQLEDPFLEALAQGGFQVEELARLEYPEGILIEGNDWNYDLLAAQTAELLQQENVVIFEAAFKFENLFIRTDILVKRGNNIQLIEVKAKSFEPEDENLLVGKKGGLVSGWKPYLFDVAFQRYVIQQCHPEWKIKSYLMLADKSKESPVEGLNQLFRISKKADNRTGITRKINSLEEIGGRSVLGKVPVDEILDDIESGKHMCFESLDFLESIKVFSEYYVEDKYFNAPVSWNCKGCEFKATPEEEAEGMKSGYKECWSKQMGWKEEDFAKASTFDVWDFRRGSKLFEEGKIFLDGISEDDIGLNPAPGKISRTERQWIQIEKSVTGDTTPHILKEELRQEMSKWKFPLNFIDFETSATALPFNKGRRPYEQVAFQFSHHTVDEAGNVKHESEYINFEPGNFPNFEFVRELKKALSKNKGSIFRYAAHENSILNAIYYQLNDSDEPDKEELQEFIKTISQSTKNSAEKWCGDRNMIDLLDVVKDYYYDPYMGGSNSIKAVLPAVLNSSAHLQEKYSRPIAVIGLSSKNFDPRHVWLQIENDKVLSPYKMLPPLFADWDEEQLDATVSGMQDIADGGAALTAYGKLQYTDMPEEERLAIKQSLLKYCELDTLAMVMIWEYFRRQTC from the coding sequence ATGTCCCAACGCCTTCTAACGAAATCCCGATTCAAACTGGCATTAGATTGCCCGAATAAACTCTTCTACACAAAAAAGAAAGAGTACGCGAACAAGCAACTTGAAGATCCATTCCTGGAGGCACTTGCGCAGGGCGGATTCCAGGTGGAGGAATTGGCGCGGCTGGAATATCCGGAGGGGATTTTAATTGAAGGGAACGACTGGAATTACGATCTACTAGCGGCGCAGACAGCCGAACTGCTGCAACAGGAGAATGTGGTGATCTTTGAAGCGGCTTTTAAGTTTGAGAACCTATTCATTCGTACAGATATCCTGGTAAAGCGGGGGAATAATATTCAGCTAATCGAGGTAAAGGCAAAATCTTTTGAACCGGAGGATGAGAATCTGCTGGTTGGCAAAAAGGGTGGCTTAGTTTCCGGCTGGAAACCATATTTGTTCGATGTTGCTTTTCAGCGATATGTGATCCAGCAATGCCACCCGGAGTGGAAGATTAAGTCCTACCTGATGCTGGCCGATAAATCCAAAGAATCTCCCGTGGAAGGGTTGAATCAGCTGTTCCGCATTAGCAAAAAAGCCGACAACCGCACCGGGATCACCAGGAAGATCAACAGCCTGGAGGAGATTGGTGGGCGTAGTGTGTTGGGGAAAGTTCCGGTAGATGAGATCTTGGATGATATAGAATCAGGGAAGCACATGTGTTTTGAGAGCCTGGATTTTTTGGAGAGCATCAAAGTATTTTCTGAATACTATGTTGAAGATAAATATTTTAATGCGCCGGTTTCCTGGAATTGTAAAGGCTGTGAATTTAAGGCCACGCCGGAAGAAGAAGCGGAAGGAATGAAGTCCGGTTACAAAGAATGCTGGAGCAAACAAATGGGCTGGAAAGAAGAAGATTTTGCCAAAGCCAGTACTTTTGACGTCTGGGATTTCAGGAGAGGCAGTAAGTTATTTGAAGAAGGAAAAATTTTCCTTGATGGTATTTCCGAAGATGATATTGGACTAAATCCTGCACCCGGGAAAATCTCCCGCACAGAACGCCAATGGATACAGATTGAAAAAAGCGTTACCGGCGACACTACTCCTCACATTTTAAAAGAAGAACTCCGGCAGGAAATGAGCAAATGGAAATTTCCGCTCAACTTCATTGATTTTGAAACCAGTGCTACTGCCCTGCCCTTCAACAAAGGCCGGCGGCCTTATGAGCAGGTGGCGTTTCAGTTTTCACACCATACAGTAGACGAAGCCGGGAACGTGAAGCACGAAAGCGAATACATCAATTTTGAACCTGGGAATTTTCCCAACTTCGAATTCGTGCGGGAGCTAAAGAAAGCTCTTTCGAAGAATAAAGGCAGCATTTTCAGATATGCTGCTCATGAGAACAGCATCCTGAATGCCATATATTATCAGTTAAATGACAGCGATGAACCAGATAAGGAGGAACTCCAGGAATTCATTAAAACCATTAGCCAATCTACAAAAAACAGTGCAGAAAAATGGTGCGGCGATAGGAATATGATAGATCTACTGGACGTGGTGAAGGATTACTACTACGACCCATACATGGGCGGCTCCAACTCCATTAAAGCCGTTCTCCCGGCAGTTCTCAACTCCTCTGCACACCTGCAGGAAAAATACTCCAGACCTATTGCAGTGATCGGCCTAAGCTCAAAGAATTTTGATCCCAGACATGTATGGCTACAGATCGAAAATGACAAAGTATTGAGTCCGTACAAAATGCTCCCGCCCCTCTTCGCCGACTGGGACGAGGAACAACTCGACGCCACAGTATCGGGAATGCAAGACATTGCCGATGGCGGGGCTGCGCTGACCGCTTATGGTAAACTACAATATACCGATATGCCAGAGGAGGAGCGGCTGGCGATTAAGCAGTCGCTGCTCAAGTATTGTGAATTGGATACGTTGGCGATGGTGATGATTTGGGAGTATTTTAGGCGCCAAACCTGCTGA
- a CDS encoding Fic family protein, with amino-acid sequence MKTFKAGNYIQQGYYKSFQPGMINRDWTVSDMQVLQLLSQADRHLGRLDMYSEYVHIELFIQMHIAKEAVQSSKIEGTQTNIEEAFLSKEEVHSEKRNDWEEVQNYILAMKEAVQMLHRLPFSSRLIKQTHKILLQGVRGEHKMPGEYRKSQNWIGGASINDAVFVPPVHTSIDELMGDIEKFANDEANPLPDLLKVALIHYQFETIHPFLDGNGRVGRLMITLYLVSKGILKQPILYLSDFFEKHRTLYYDNLMRVRTHDDLNQWFKFFLAGIIETSKNGVKTFDGILQLQKELENKLKGIGARSGDAFKVVEYLYSKPIIDAQKVSEITGKSLKPAYNLLSVLEDLEVVKEITGAQRGRLYAFKEYIELFKHNS; translated from the coding sequence ATGAAAACGTTCAAAGCAGGGAATTATATTCAGCAAGGTTATTATAAAAGTTTTCAACCCGGGATGATTAACAGGGATTGGACTGTAAGTGATATGCAGGTCCTGCAGCTGCTTAGCCAGGCCGACCGGCATTTGGGTCGATTGGATATGTATTCTGAATATGTGCATATTGAATTGTTTATTCAAATGCACATTGCTAAGGAGGCGGTTCAATCTTCTAAAATTGAAGGTACGCAAACCAATATAGAAGAAGCGTTTTTATCAAAGGAGGAAGTTCATTCAGAAAAAAGGAACGATTGGGAAGAGGTACAAAATTATATTTTGGCAATGAAGGAAGCCGTGCAAATGTTGCATCGCCTACCCTTTTCCTCCAGACTTATTAAACAAACCCATAAAATACTGCTTCAGGGGGTAAGAGGCGAACATAAAATGCCAGGGGAATACCGGAAAAGTCAGAACTGGATAGGAGGTGCAAGTATAAACGATGCTGTTTTTGTACCTCCAGTACACACTTCCATTGATGAACTAATGGGAGATATAGAAAAGTTTGCCAACGATGAAGCAAATCCTTTGCCCGATTTGCTAAAAGTTGCACTTATACATTACCAATTTGAAACCATACATCCATTCCTGGATGGAAACGGACGGGTGGGACGGTTAATGATCACTTTATACCTGGTGAGTAAAGGCATCTTGAAACAACCAATTTTGTACCTGTCAGATTTTTTCGAAAAGCACAGAACATTATATTATGACAACCTGATGCGCGTTCGCACACATGATGACCTTAATCAATGGTTTAAGTTCTTTCTTGCAGGCATCATTGAAACTTCTAAAAATGGGGTGAAAACCTTTGACGGAATTTTGCAACTACAAAAAGAATTAGAAAATAAATTAAAAGGAATCGGGGCGCGAAGTGGTGATGCTTTTAAAGTAGTGGAATATCTATATTCCAAACCCATTATCGACGCCCAAAAAGTAAGTGAAATTACTGGCAAATCCCTTAAGCCGGCGTATAATCTACTCTCGGTACTGGAAGACCTGGAGGTGGTAAAAGAAATTACCGGTGCCCAACGTGGAAGGCTTTATGCCTTTAAAGAGTATATCGAACTGTTTAAGCACAATTCTTAA